One Roseburia rectibacter DNA window includes the following coding sequences:
- a CDS encoding HPr family phosphocarrier protein — protein MSRKEVVVSNVSKEHDNPIAELVQVACRYDSEIILESNNRRINAKSIMGIMAFNPSKGMTVNIVAEGSDEEEALDAMEKFLVCE, from the coding sequence ATGAGCAGAAAAGAAGTAGTGGTTTCGAATGTTTCAAAAGAACATGATAATCCAATTGCAGAACTGGTTCAGGTGGCTTGCCGCTATGACAGTGAGATTATCCTTGAGAGCAATAACCGCAGGATCAATGCAAAGAGTATCATGGGAATCATGGCATTTAATCCTTCAAAGGGTATGACAGTGAATATTGTCGCTGAAGGAAGCGATGAAGAAGAAGCATTAGACGCAATGGAGAAGTTTTTAGTTTGTGAGTAA
- a CDS encoding DUF6465 family protein, giving the protein MAKGTVAKNNAIKAEKTNQVKEAEPKTNEKASDVLQAAKNAAQDVKTAVKESASEVKAAVTEKTAAVKEAVEEKAAAKTETVKDTAAETKETAKPAREKKPSRAAKKAAKAAKEELKPEVFIQYQGNEAIVADVIEKAKNEFVADGHRASSIKSLQVYLKPEEFAAYYVINQKFAGRVDLF; this is encoded by the coding sequence ATGGCAAAAGGAACTGTAGCAAAAAATAATGCAATCAAAGCAGAAAAGACAAATCAGGTAAAGGAAGCAGAGCCTAAGACAAATGAGAAGGCCAGTGATGTTTTACAGGCAGCAAAAAATGCAGCACAGGATGTGAAGACAGCAGTCAAAGAGTCTGCATCTGAAGTAAAAGCAGCAGTAACAGAAAAGACAGCAGCAGTCAAAGAAGCTGTAGAAGAAAAAGCAGCAGCAAAGACTGAGACAGTCAAAGATACAGCAGCTGAGACAAAAGAAACAGCAAAACCGGCAAGAGAAAAGAAACCGTCAAGAGCAGCAAAGAAAGCAGCAAAGGCAGCAAAAGAAGAATTAAAACCGGAAGTATTTATCCAGTATCAGGGGAATGAAGCGATTGTTGCAGATGTGATTGAGAAAGCAAAAAATGAGTTTGTTGCAGATGGTCACAGAGCATCATCCATCAAGAGCCTTCAGGTATATTTAAAACCGGAAGAATTTGCAGCGTACTATGTGATCAACCAGAAGTTTGCAGGAAGAGTTGATCTGTTTTAG